From the genome of Bradyrhizobium sp. ORS 278:
CGAGCCCGAGCCAGATCGCCCAGGTCAGGGAGCTGCTCGCCGGCGGTGCCTCGGCGCCGCTACGACGCACCTTCTCGGGCATCGCGCTGATCGGCCTGCGCGGCGCCGGCAAGTCGACTCTCGGCAGAATGCTCGCCGAGCGGATCGGCTGGAGCTTTGTCGAGCTCAACAAGGAGATCGAGCGGCAGAACGGCCTGTCGGCTGCCGAAATCATCGCGCTCTACGGCCAGGAAGGCTTCCGCCGCATGGAGCAGACGGCGCTGGTCCAGCTATTGGCGCGCAAGGAGCCGATAGTGCTGGCGACCGGCGGCGGCATCGTCTCCGAGCCCGTCACCTTCGACCTGATCCTGACCTCGTTCTACACGATCTGGCTCAAGGCCGAGCCGGAGGAGCACATGGCGCGCGTACGCAAGCAGGGCGATCTGCGGCCGATGGCCGACGACCGCTCGGCGATGGCCGAGCTGCGCAACATCCTGGCGAGCCGCGAGCCGCTGTATGCGCGGGCGAATGCGGTGGTGGATACGGCAGGGCTGACGGTCGATGCGGCGGCGGCGCGGCTCGGCGACGCGGTGAAGCCGGTGATCGCCAGCGAGGCGCGGATGTTCGCGCGGGGATGAGGCAAAAGCCGCCGAGAGCTCCCCAGTCGACGCTTTGCGGGATCTTAAGCAGCGGGCCGGCGCGCTGCAGGTTAGTCCCTCGAGACCTCGCACTCATCGGCATGAAACACCAGGAAGCGCCCAGGAGCGACGAGTTCGCCGGCATTCTCGCGCCACCAAGCTGCGGCCGCCGGGCTCGATTCGGCGAGAATGCCGACCGCGCGATCCGCATACACGGCATAACCAAGAATGCGTTCTGCGCGCCCCAGCAAGAGGCCCCATACTTGTCCGATCCATGAGCGCGGCCCCGCTACGGCGCCGAAGGCTAAAAAGTTGCGCGGCGCCGAACCGCCCGCCAGTGGCAACTCAAGACCAACCCATTTCTCGCGGACCCAGAGCGGCGGTTCGCCTTTAGGGATCCCGATGATCCGGACCTTTATGGAATTCTGTTTCATATTGCAGACCCTGGTGCCTGTCGCTCGACACCAGTGAGCTTAACGCAGATGCGGCGGCGGCGCGCATCGTCGCTCACTTCAGACTCGCGCCGCACTCTTCGATGTCATAACCCGCGCGCGCGACGCGAGCGCGCCGCACGCGGCCGACGTCAGCCCTGCGTCTCGATCCCCCGCAGCTCTGCGTAGGTGAGCGGCTTGATTCTTGCGCCATCGAAATAGACGAAGCGCAGGCGGCGGCGGCGGGAGATGAAGTTGGACGGCAGCGGGTCGTAGCGGAAGCTGCTGCCGCCGAGATGCGGGGTGAGGCTGCCGACGTCGGTCAGCGCGTCGATCTCGACACGCAGCAGCTTCAGGCTCTCGCCGTCGCGCAGGATCTCGAACGGGATGCGCGCGAGCCGCAGGAAGCTGGTCGGATCAGGGGCGGCGATAAAGCCGTCAACGAAGGCGGCCTCGACCTTGTCGAGATCGGGCTCGACCACCGGCGCGGGCTTGGCGCCCTCGGGCTGGTGCGGCGTCTGCCACTGCACCGGAGAGCGGTGGCCGTGCGGATGGTTGTGGCCGGGGCCATGCGGCGGATGATCGTGATCATGGTGATGATCATGATCGTGAGAATGACCATGATCATGATGATGGCCGTGATAGTGGTGATGATGGCGCATCGCGGACCTCAGAAGCTGACCGGCTTGTTGATGATGTGCTTGTGGCTGCCGAGCTTGCCGTGGGCGACCATCGAGCCCAGCGCCTCGACGACGACGCGCACGCCGATCAGCGCGGTGATGTCGGACGTATCGTAGGGCGGCGAGACCTCGACCACTTCGAGGCCGCAGAGGCCCTCGGCGGCGACGAGGCCGAGCAGCTTCAGCGCCTCGCGCGGCAGGAAGCCGCCGGGCTCCGGCCAGCCGGTGCCGGGCACGAAGCCGCAATCGATGGAATCGACGTCGAACGAGATGTAGACGGCGTCGGCATCCTTCCAGGCCAGCTCCAGCGCGATCTCGGCGGTCTTCTCCAGGCCGATCTTCTCGATGTCGGCGATGGTCAGCACGTTGGTGTTGCGCTTGCGCGCGACCTCGACGCCCTCGCGCGGCACCTGCCAGCCGCCGATGCCGAGCTGGACCAGATTGGTCGGCGAGACGTTCGGCAGATTGGTTGCCCAGTACCAGGGCGTGGTGTGCATGCGCTCGTCGAGATCCTTCTCCTGGATGTCGATGTGGCGGTCGAAATGGATGATGCCGATCCTCTTGTCGGTGCACTGCGCGATGCCGCGCACGCAGGGGAAGCCGATCGAGTGGTCGCCGCCGAGCATGATCGGCAGCGCGCCAGACGAGAACACATGCGCGACGCCGCGGCTGATCTGGTCGAAGCTCTTTTCGAGGTTCGCCGGGATGGTGAAGACGTCACCGGCATCGCACAAAGTCATCTGCTCGCGCAGGTCGACGCCGAGCTCGTAATTGTAGGGCGTGTAGAGCGCGGAGATGCGGCGGATGCCCTGCGGCCCGAAGCGCGTGCCGGGACGATAGGTGGTGCCGGAATCGAACGGGATGCCGATCACGGCGGCGTCGTATTTGCCGACGTCGCGGACGTTCTCGACATAGGGCGCCTTCATGAAGGTGTTGATCCCAGCGAAATGCGGCAGCTCACCGCGCGCGAAGGTCGGGATGTCGCGATCGGTCAGGCTGTCCGAGCCGGGCAGGCCCATGTCGAGCGCCCATTGCCGCTCCTTGCGCCAGCCGTTGCTCGGCAGCTTGCCCTCGGCCTCCAGCGCCTGCCAGCCTTGCGTCGCCATCTTGTCAAAGTCCGGATGATGCCGGCGCAGGCGCGAGCGCTGCGGCTGCAATCCGGCACGGCGGCTGCGCCGCATGGCTGGGAATGACATGGAGTTCTCCTTCGTTTCTTCTGAGTGTTATTGCGCCGCCTGCACGCTGGCGCGGATGAAGCCGAGCACGGGCACAGGACTGTCGCGGGTGAGATCGAGGTCGTAGGTGATGCGCGCGCCGAAGCGCTCCGGCGCCTGCGGGTCCTTGCGCGGACGGTCGAGCGCGATCAGTCGGGTGGCGAGGCCGAACGCCTCCTTGATGTCGTGGGTGACCATCACGATGGTCATCTTGTGCTCGCGCCACAGCGGCTTGATCAGCGCGTGCATCTGCGCGCGCGTGCCGGGATCGAGCGCGCCGAAGGGTTCGTCGAGCAGGAGCACGCGCGGCTGCTTCGCGAGCGCCTGCGCGATCGCGAGCCGCTGCTGCATGCCGCCGGACAGCGCGCTCGGATATTTGTCCGCGTGCGGGCCGAGGCCGACGGCCTCGATCAATGCGCGGCTCTTCTCCACCGCCTCTTTGCGTGCGCCCCCGAACAGGCGCGCCGTGAGCGGGCTCGCGGCGAGCTCATAGCCGAGCAGCACGTTGCCGAGCACGGTCAGATGCGGGAACACCGAGTAGCGCTGGAACACGATGCCGCGGTCGGGCCCCGGCTCGGCGGGAAACGGCTGGCCGTCGAGCAGCACCGCGCCCTGGCTCGGTCTCTCCTGGCCGAGGATCAGCCGCAGGAAGGTGCTCTTGCCGGCGCCGGACGGGCCGACGATCGAGAGAAACGTGCCGGAGGTGATCTCGAGATTGATGCGCTCGAGCACGACCTGGTTGCCGTACTCGACCCAGACGTTGCGGAAGGACAGCGTGCTCATCAGCGGCTCCCTTGCGCATAGGCCCAGGGGAACGCGCGCTGCCCGAACCAGACGAGCGCATAGTCGAAGACATAGGCGAGCAAGGTGATCCAGACGACGTAAGGCAGGATCACGTCCATCGACAGATAGCGCCGGACCAGGAAGATGCGATAGCCGAGCCCGACGTCGGAGGCGATCGCCTCCGCCGAGATCAAGAACAGGAAGGCCGGGCCGATCATCAGCCGCAGCCCCTGGATCAGCCGCGGCATGATCTGCGGCAGCACCACGCGGATCGCGACCTGCCAGGTCGAGCCGCCCAAGGTCTGCGCCTTGATCAGCTGCTCCCTGGGCATGTTCTGCACCTCGAGCGAGAGATCGCGCACCAGCGTCGGCGTCACGCCGATGATGATCAGCACCACCTTCGAGAGTTCACCGAGGCCGAACACGATGAACAGCACCGGAAGCACCGCCATCGGCGGGATCATCGACAGCACCGCGACCAGCGTGCCGAAGCCAGCGCCGGCGACCGGGAGCAAGCCGATCGCCAGACCGAGCGTGAGACCGATGATTGCTGAGATGCCGAGCCCGAGCGCGAGGCGCTGCAGGCTCGCCGCCGTGTCCGACCACAGCACGTAGTCACCGGAGCGCCGGTCCGGCTCGGTCGCGAGCCGCTTCGAGGTGGCGACCATCTCCGAGATGGGCGGCAGCAGCTTGTCGTCGGGATTGTCGGCGCGCCGCTGCGCGGAGCCGACCACGTAGATCAGCGCGATCAGCAGGAACGGCAGGAATGCCAGCAACAGCCGGCTTCCGCGGTTCGGAACGACGTTCATCGCACGCGGCATGGAGAAGCTCCGTCATTCCAATCCATGGGTACGCTGCTCATGGTCCATGTGCAGCGCCGATCTCAGCTGTTCCTCCTCATGGTGAGGAGGCGCGTAGCACCGTCTCGAACCATGAGGCCACGGCACGGGCCTCGCCCTTCGAGACGCCCGCCTGCGGCGGGCTCCGCAGGGTGAGGGGAGGTGCTGGTGGGGCGACGGAGGATGATCAGAGCTTCCCGTCCGCCGCCATCTTCATGTAGGTCGGGTCGAAGCGCAGCTTGACGTTGGTCGTGGAGCCCAGCGCCTTCGACGGCGTCGAGATGCCGACTGCGTCCTTCGACTTCAAGTTCTCGCCAAGCAGATTGTGGTCGAAGCAGAAGGTGCGGACGTGGTCCATGATCTTCGGCAACTCCGGACCGGTCATGAAGGCAAGCGCGTCCTTGGGCTCGTAGTACATGAAGGTGGTCTTGAGCTGGGTCTCGAAGCCCGCGAGATCGGTGCCGGAGAGCTTGGCCATCGCCTCTCGCGCGGCCTTGCCCTTCTCGCTCTGGTCCTTCATCAGCGCGATCGTCTCGTACCAGATGCCGGTCAGCGCCTTGCCGAGCTCCGGGTTGTCCTTCAGCGTCTGCGTGTTCACGACCAGGAGATCCTCGATCTCGCCGGGGATCTTGCTCGAGTCGAACACCAAGGTCGCGCCCGGCTCGGCCTTGACCTCGAGCAGCTGCGGATTCCAGGTGACAACAGCGGTCGTGTCCGGCGACTTCGCGGCGGCGACGATGTCGGCGTCGGACGTGTTGACGGTCTTGATGTTCTTCTCCGAGAGCTTCACCGTCTCCAGGCCACGCGCCAGCAGATAATGCGATACCGAGAGCTCGACGAGGTTGACCTTCTGGCCCTTGATGTCGGCCAGCGTCTTGCCCTTCTTCAGCACCACGCCATCATTGCCGTTGGAATAGTCGCCCATGATGATCGCGGAGGTGTCGACGCCGCCGGCGGCGGGAATGGTCAGCGCGTCCATGTTGGTGACGGTCACGCCGTCGAATTTGCCGGCGGTGTACTGGTTGATCGATTCGACGTAGTCATTGATCTGGGTGACCTTGATCGAGATGCCGTATTTGTCGGCCCACTTCTTGACGATCCCGGACTCGGCGGCATAGGGCCACGGCATCCAGCCGACATAGATCGTCCAGGCGATGTTGAATTCCTTCTTCTTCTCGGCGAAAGCGGGCGACAGCGATGCGGTCGCCAGCGTCGAAGCTGCGAGCAGTGCAACAAACAGATTTCGTGCTTTGAACATATCCAGTCCCTCACCGGTTTTCTGACCGCGGACTGGCAAAGACAACCTCGAGCCTGCCAAGCGCGGCCACTGAGGTCTCCCGGGTTTTTATCCCGCCGTGCACCAGGGCTCTCCCCTGGCGGCTGCTCTCGGACCAGCGTTCTCGCGATGAGAACCGGAACCCTAGCTGCCAACTCTGATGTCGATGTGAGCAAGCTGCGTGCCAGAGAAAAACACTTGCGATTCAACGGAACCGAACGCAGCATATGCTCAAAAAGACGGCATCACGAATTCATCTTGGGCGATGAGCATCGTAGCGGCGATGGCCATGCACGCGCGGCATGAACCGGCCAACGCGCGCGAACGACCTCATCTCGTCGGCACATGACGTGCCGTGGTTGGGAGTCTTGTGTCATGATCAGATTGTCCGGAGTTGCCGTGGCGGGCCTGCTGGCTGTGGGTCTGATGTCAGGAGCGGCGCTCGCGCAAACGGCGCCTCCAACGGACGCGCCGGCCCAGCCCGCTCCCGCAGCAACGCCATCCCCGACGCCAAACCCGTCCCCTTCAGCGGCGGCCCCCGCCCCGGCAGCCACCACCGACAAGCCGGCTGAGAGCAAGCCCGCAGCCGAGGCCGCCGCACCGAAAAAGAAAAAGCGGACGAAGACCACGCGGCAGGAGGTCGAGGACTCGCTGCGCAGCGGCACAGTGCCCTCGCGCTATCGCAGCCGGGTGCCGAAGGAGTACCAGAAGTACATCCCCCTCGACCGCTGATCGCGATCCGCGCGTCGATCGCCGTCGCCTAGATCGGCGGCGTCAGCTTGACGATGAAGGCGACGATCAACATGAAAGCGAGACACAACGCGGTCTCGAGGTCGGAATGAGCTGACCAGAAGCCGCGCAGACCGGCGGCGGCTCTTTTCGGTGCTTCGAGTCGAAGATGGGGCGCACGCATTTGCTCAACCTTTGATAAAAGGCAAAACAAACTACTATCCTGAAAGATAGTCGCAGCTGAGCTGCGCCTCAATGCGAAAAATCGGCGCACGTCAGCATGGCCGCCCAATCTACGCACCCCGCGCGACGCCGTCTTGACATGAGTCAATTCGCGCTGATGTCGTCACGCCGCCAGCACGGAGCCGTCAAATCCCGAGATAGCGGTGCTGCAGCTCCGGCTCGGCCATCAGTTGCTCGGACGTGCCGTGCCACACGGTGCGGCCGCGCTCGATGATGTAATGGCGG
Proteins encoded in this window:
- a CDS encoding helix-turn-helix transcriptional regulator, whose product is MALNSDAARDDSGQSAAETDFLDQLGQRVRRMRGLAGMSRKVLAEVSGISERYIAQLESGKGNVSIVLLRRIANAINAPLDDIIPGGEPSPDWPVIRDLLKKASPSQIAQVRELLAGGASAPLRRTFSGIALIGLRGAGKSTLGRMLAERIGWSFVELNKEIERQNGLSAAEIIALYGQEGFRRMEQTALVQLLARKEPIVLATGGGIVSEPVTFDLILTSFYTIWLKAEPEEHMARVRKQGDLRPMADDRSAMAELRNILASREPLYARANAVVDTAGLTVDAAAARLGDAVKPVIASEARMFARG
- a CDS encoding agmatinase family protein, with amino-acid sequence MSFPAMRRSRRAGLQPQRSRLRRHHPDFDKMATQGWQALEAEGKLPSNGWRKERQWALDMGLPGSDSLTDRDIPTFARGELPHFAGINTFMKAPYVENVRDVGKYDAAVIGIPFDSGTTYRPGTRFGPQGIRRISALYTPYNYELGVDLREQMTLCDAGDVFTIPANLEKSFDQISRGVAHVFSSGALPIMLGGDHSIGFPCVRGIAQCTDKRIGIIHFDRHIDIQEKDLDERMHTTPWYWATNLPNVSPTNLVQLGIGGWQVPREGVEVARKRNTNVLTIADIEKIGLEKTAEIALELAWKDADAVYISFDVDSIDCGFVPGTGWPEPGGFLPREALKLLGLVAAEGLCGLEVVEVSPPYDTSDITALIGVRVVVEALGSMVAHGKLGSHKHIINKPVSF
- a CDS encoding ABC transporter ATP-binding protein; translated protein: MSTLSFRNVWVEYGNQVVLERINLEITSGTFLSIVGPSGAGKSTFLRLILGQERPSQGAVLLDGQPFPAEPGPDRGIVFQRYSVFPHLTVLGNVLLGYELAASPLTARLFGGARKEAVEKSRALIEAVGLGPHADKYPSALSGGMQQRLAIAQALAKQPRVLLLDEPFGALDPGTRAQMHALIKPLWREHKMTIVMVTHDIKEAFGLATRLIALDRPRKDPQAPERFGARITYDLDLTRDSPVPVLGFIRASVQAAQ
- a CDS encoding ABC transporter permease, whose amino-acid sequence is MPRAMNVVPNRGSRLLLAFLPFLLIALIYVVGSAQRRADNPDDKLLPPISEMVATSKRLATEPDRRSGDYVLWSDTAASLQRLALGLGISAIIGLTLGLAIGLLPVAGAGFGTLVAVLSMIPPMAVLPVLFIVFGLGELSKVVLIIIGVTPTLVRDLSLEVQNMPREQLIKAQTLGGSTWQVAIRVVLPQIMPRLIQGLRLMIGPAFLFLISAEAIASDVGLGYRIFLVRRYLSMDVILPYVVWITLLAYVFDYALVWFGQRAFPWAYAQGSR
- a CDS encoding putative urea ABC transporter substrate-binding protein, whose translation is MFKARNLFVALLAASTLATASLSPAFAEKKKEFNIAWTIYVGWMPWPYAAESGIVKKWADKYGISIKVTQINDYVESINQYTAGKFDGVTVTNMDALTIPAAGGVDTSAIIMGDYSNGNDGVVLKKGKTLADIKGQKVNLVELSVSHYLLARGLETVKLSEKNIKTVNTSDADIVAAAKSPDTTAVVTWNPQLLEVKAEPGATLVFDSSKIPGEIEDLLVVNTQTLKDNPELGKALTGIWYETIALMKDQSEKGKAAREAMAKLSGTDLAGFETQLKTTFMYYEPKDALAFMTGPELPKIMDHVRTFCFDHNLLGENLKSKDAVGISTPSKALGSTTNVKLRFDPTYMKMAADGKL